Proteins encoded by one window of Polaribacter haliotis:
- a CDS encoding endonuclease/exonuclease/phosphatase family protein encodes MKTKIGIILLAFLLFNCQPESDNEQNVSFMAFNIYQEGTKVDDGFTHIKNVLLNVKPDVVGFTEVRNYSGDWTSKMQKALEENGVKYYRGYAGGDTSILSKYPIKNSNLTGKNSISKFKLEVNEKDIYVAVAHLDYTKYACYLPRGYYGGTPNWGEITNNKGELTPVKSVDSILSYNLSSKRDEQLKDFVSNLKDSEKPLILLGDFNEPSHLDWQEETKNLYDHNGLVVNWQNSLFLKDKGFVDVYREKYPNALKNPGFTWPSEMSKDVSTSWTPKADERDRIDFVYYLGEDISVENIAVVGSKNYFVRNKKSSENVENDVFLASDLSWPSDHKAVFATLIFKN; translated from the coding sequence ATGAAAACGAAAATAGGAATAATTTTACTCGCTTTTTTATTATTTAATTGTCAACCAGAATCAGATAATGAACAGAACGTGAGCTTTATGGCTTTTAATATTTATCAAGAAGGCACAAAAGTGGACGATGGATTTACACATATTAAAAATGTACTTTTAAATGTAAAACCAGATGTTGTTGGTTTTACAGAGGTTAGAAATTACTCTGGAGATTGGACTTCTAAAATGCAAAAAGCATTAGAAGAAAATGGTGTAAAATATTATAGAGGTTATGCAGGTGGAGATACTTCAATCTTAAGTAAATATCCAATAAAAAATTCTAATTTAACAGGAAAAAATAGCATCAGTAAGTTTAAATTAGAAGTAAATGAGAAAGATATTTATGTAGCAGTTGCACATTTAGATTATACAAAATATGCATGTTATTTACCAAGAGGATATTATGGAGGCACACCAAATTGGGGAGAAATCACCAATAATAAAGGAGAATTAACACCCGTAAAATCTGTAGATAGTATTCTAAGCTATAATTTGTCTTCAAAAAGAGATGAACAATTAAAAGATTTTGTTTCAAATTTAAAAGATTCAGAAAAACCATTAATATTATTGGGCGATTTTAATGAACCTTCTCATTTAGATTGGCAAGAAGAGACTAAAAATTTATATGATCATAATGGTTTGGTAGTAAATTGGCAGAACAGTTTATTTCTAAAAGATAAAGGTTTTGTAGATGTTTACAGAGAAAAATATCCAAACGCACTTAAAAACCCTGGCTTTACATGGCCATCTGAAATGAGTAAAGATGTGAGTACAAGTTGGACTCCTAAAGCAGATGAAAGAGATAGAATAGACTTTGTTTATTATTTAGGTGAAGATATTTCTGTTGAAAATATCGCAGTTGTTGGTTCCAAGAATTATTTTGTAAGAAATAAAAAATCATCAGAAAATGTAGAAAACGATGTGTTTTTAGCAAGCGATTTGTCTTGGCCATCAGATCATAAAGCAGTATTCGCAACTTTAATCTTTAAAAATTAA
- a CDS encoding thioredoxin family protein, with protein MFLKKILLSTIFIAFITSNSFSQKSTDEILKEAKIQANNEDKAIFIKFEASWCGWCHKMTKDMKAKETKIFFEDNYVIVPIVVKESAKNKKLENPGSTELLKKYNGDKAGLPFWVILDANMNVITNSYNDKNQNLGGPASPEEVNTFIKKLKKSAKNISENDIENIKKQFTLKN; from the coding sequence ATGTTTCTAAAAAAAATACTACTTAGTACAATTTTCATTGCATTTATTACATCAAATTCATTTTCTCAAAAATCTACAGATGAAATTTTAAAGGAAGCTAAAATACAGGCAAATAATGAGGATAAAGCTATTTTTATAAAATTTGAAGCTTCTTGGTGTGGTTGGTGTCATAAAATGACAAAAGACATGAAAGCTAAAGAAACTAAGATTTTTTTTGAAGATAACTATGTAATTGTACCTATCGTTGTAAAAGAATCTGCAAAAAATAAAAAATTAGAAAACCCTGGTTCCACAGAATTACTAAAAAAATATAATGGAGATAAAGCTGGTTTACCTTTCTGGGTAATTTTAGATGCTAATATGAATGTAATTACGAATTCTTATAATGATAAGAATCAGAATTTAGGTGGACCTGCAAGCCCTGAAGAAGTTAATACTTTTATTAAAAAATTAAAAAAATCTGCTAAAAATATTTCTGAAAATGATATTGAAAATATTAAAAAACAATTCACTTTAAAAAACTAA